From a region of the Burkholderia sp. PAMC 26561 genome:
- a CDS encoding TIGR02594 family protein, with the protein MSLALAERGVRRFGPGETNPRIVAYNAHTNLAGYDDKVSWCASFVNWCMANAGYGGTGSALARSWLEWGRVLDQPEYGCIAVLSRDDPASWKGHVGFYLRHDDDAVYLLGGNQLDEVRELAYPLADVLGYRWPDPV; encoded by the coding sequence ATGTCATTGGCGCTCGCCGAGCGCGGTGTGCGGCGCTTCGGGCCGGGAGAGACGAATCCACGCATCGTGGCATATAACGCGCATACGAATCTTGCTGGCTATGACGACAAGGTCTCGTGGTGCGCGTCGTTCGTGAACTGGTGCATGGCGAATGCGGGTTATGGCGGCACAGGGTCAGCGCTTGCACGTTCGTGGCTTGAGTGGGGACGCGTGCTCGATCAGCCGGAGTATGGATGCATTGCCGTGCTCTCACGCGACGATCCGGCCAGCTGGAAGGGGCACGTCGGCTTTTATCTGCGCCATGACGACGACGCCGTATATCTGCTCGGCGGCAATCAACTGGACGAAGTGCGCGAGCTCGCCTACCCGCTTGCCGATGTACTCGGCTACAGGTGGCCAGACCCGGTTTGA